ATGTAAGGCAAGAAAGAAGTGCACTCTCTCTATGTCCTTCAGGCCAGCAGAAATGCATGCATGGGTCACTATTTGTGTTTCTCCATTCCAGTCCTCCAACTTTTGCTACCCTTAGAAGTCCTTCCTAGGTTCAGACTGTAAGCCAGCTGTCAGGGCTATTGAGAATCTTCAACAATATTTTCTTCTCCAGAGTTTTGTTAGTGAGAAGTTGAGAAAAGCTGAGTTTATGACAGTAGCCAGTGTCATTTAGTATGAAATAGTAGGAAGCTACTGATGTATATGCAGAAGGAATTAACATAGGTTTCTTAAAGTAGTGATAATTCcttgagttttaaaaaagtttgagTTTTTTTTGCAGTGTTTCAGATGGATCATAGTTAGGAGGAAGAGACCACATGTATACCATAGATTCATAATTTGTTTGCTCCAAGATATGGAACTTTGGTGAAGCAGCAATACTACACAGAGCAGAAGCAGATGGGGGGTGATTCCTACTTTGATTTCCCACTGGCCTCTTTGTTTCCCAATGGGGCACCTGTTTGGGCAGGAAATGTTGTACCCAGACATTTAACCCAGATGGACAGTTTAGCTGCATAGGTTTGAACCATTCTCCTAATCTTCCTGAGCCTCTTTTATTGAATCTGTTGAATGGCAATAAATAGTAGGGTACAGTAGTAGACTGTTACTCTGACCATCTGTGAGATgttagaaaaattgaaagaaataatactgcCCAACACAAGTGTGGTTTCTAGGAGACTATGCTGAGCAGTTAGGGAGCTCGAATCTTCCTGAAGCCTTTGCACGTGAAAACTGTGTGCTGAAAATTTGTGGTAAAACACTTAGAACTTTAAGAATGAGCAGCTGGAAGACCCTTGTGctaagaggcaggaaggagctgttttttttttttttccttttcaactgtTTTCCCAAGTGAATAATATGGACAAGGTGACCCTGGAAGGTCTTTCCATGTCTAGCATTCTCTGATCAGGTGACCTGTTGGAGTATATGTGTGAAGTGGTCCAGGTCCACTGGGCTCAAGTCTCCCTGGAACTCACTGGTATCATTGGTCCAGTGAGGGGCGAGGTCAAAATAGGACACCAAGAGCCTCTTGCAGAAGTctgtggtggggacagagggattTTGTGATACTGAGTTCTCTCTGCCACTTGCTTGAGAATGCAGAGGGAAACCTCTAGGGACCAAGACAAGAGGGTGGTTAATCATGTGGGACAAGTAGAAGTACCAACTTTGTAATTGGATTAATTACAGATATGTTCCTTATCCTATTGGAAGAAAGCACTTGGCAAGTTGACTTTTGCTATTCTCAGAAATTCCCCAGACAGGAGATGCTAAAAAGTTTAGGGAATTAAATTCTCTGATTGAAGTCTACATCTCCTACACCTTAAATGCTCCCAGCTTCACAGTGCAGCAGATAATTTCCTCAAACCTTATTTTGATGGATTTTAGAGTAGAATGGCCCTGTTCTGTTCCCTTGTAACTTTCTAGTGAGAAGGTTATGAAGTGTTGGAGGCACATGGAGGTGGTAGCATTGATGGTACTTGGTGAGTCCACAGAAGAAGATCAGAATTTAATGGCACCTTTATGTGTGGAACAGATCCTGAGTCTGTTCATTCACTGAGCCCTTACCATGGGCAGGCAGAGCCTCCAGCAGAGTCTTTCGCACACACAAGGGCACCCTTTCTGGTGTTACTCTGGCTTCCACACACTTCCACGTATAAGAAGGCTTTCTTAGATTTGCTCACTCTTTCAGCCGATGGGGCAGACATTTGACATCACCCTGTTAGTCTTTCCTGCCTACTTAAATGACAGGTTGAGGAAGTAACTCTGCATCTCAGCTGAGAGCAGATGTTACAGTGATTCTCACCAGAGCTACTAGTAACATGGCCAGTGTGGAGCCATTTGCAAggctattcatttatttatttatttatttttatttcttttcagcataacagtattcattgtttttgcaccacacccagtgctccatgcaatccgtgccctctctaatacccaccacctgggcaAGGCTAGTTTTTAATTAACTACTGACTCATACATTTTTGAgatattcttttgaaaaattcaagGGGCCTAAGATATTCTCACAACTGGCCTTCTCTTGTAGAAATGAGGACTTTCGTCCCACTTGAGCCAGGATGGAGATTAAACTATTCAGAAGCCTACATTTTACTGAGGACCACCTTGAATCAAGATTTCCAAGATTTAGGTCAATGAACGCTAACATacgccttttatttctctgatcaGTTTATCTATAGAGGTTGTTAGTGAAGCAAATATGTTTTCCTGGGGTGACTTGTGGAAGTGATTCAGTCTTCCGACTACAAAAGATTTAGAAGATAAAGTTAAGAATCAAGGCAATAAACAACATTCAAGATGGGTTCATTCACTTGATCTCTATGAAGCATGCTTTGGAATTATTTTCACAAAgagaccttattttttttcttatacttgaTATCCCTACATATCTGTTAGCCTCTGTGCTGTTTACAAGATGCGCACAGTGATACCTTGATTTTGACATGGATTTAGTCGCAGATGGAGGATGCAAGGATCAAATAAAAACTCATATACATCTGAGTTCCCAGCTCTGAGGAAGGTATGACACAGGTCATAAGAGACACTTCAAAAACCTTCAAAGCTTACAATCTCTATTATGTTGGAGAGATGTGACGGGGGCATGTGAAATTGCTAGAGAATAATATAATCCTTGGTGACAAAGTGCTGGAGCTAAGATCTTCATTCACCAAGGCATGTCTGGCATGCACAGGCTTCTTTCCCTCTCAGTTCACTTTGGCCGACTCTGGAAATATCCTCTCCCTACCAGTATCTCTGAGTTctgctcaggctctctgcacGGAAATTATAACTCAGGAAGGTGGAGAACTGAGCAAGAATAgattattgttcattttctttctggtatatatttttaaagatcctgTTCTAGCTTTGCTTTGCTGGTGTTACAAGTAGTAATCTCTCTCTTTGACCACTACTTCTGTTCTGGAAGCTGGCCATGGGTGGGCAGCAGGGGAGGAGCCAGTGGGTGAGAGGAAAGTGAAGAGGGTCTAGTCTAGTCTCTGCCTGAGAAGCCACATGGTGCTGGGTCCAGATTCCCCTTCTGTGGGAGGAGGAATCCATGAGCTTCCTTCCAAATCTAGCAGCTTGTGATGACCCAGTGAGGGAACTAGCAGGAGAGACCCAGCTTGACTCCTCTGGTGTGGGATGTCATTGGAGGACAACATGCAAGCAAAGGATGCTGGACAAGGCTGGTCagagcagttttatttttcagaatccaCAGAACAAGGAGTTCGGTGACAGGAAATGTATAATGAGAAAACATAAGATAGGGCAGATTTATTGTGAAGATTTGAAAAATGCTCACAGAAGTCATGTATTGAGGCCACTCTGTTTTAGGCTTCTAAGTGCATCCCAGTTTAGGTTTTCTTAACCACAAAACCTGGAAGCATGCCGTTACTTGCTGGTTGAGAAGAACACATACTTAACTTTCAGGGTCTCTTCCTTGGCTCTGCCAAGGAAGTCAGAATTAAAGTCACTGCACAGGTGACATGACTCTGCACTGTTGTGGTTTACAACTCTGATGATCTTATTATGAAATCTCTCTTGAATATTCTCCATTTCTACTCAgagttttgaaaatgttaattttgttttctttcttccattgtaAAGACTTAAAAACTgtaacattttagagaaaaatttgtTGGTTACACGGTgcatacatatagatatatacactGTATAAACATCTTGCTctcttattttcaattattttggaaagacaaatgcaacttttttttttttgaaaatctgaaatCTAAAGTTGTCCTTACCAATTCTCTGAGAGGAACTCTCTGATACCaaaaggaattttagaaacagacaGCATTTACCTTCAAATCTAATTTCACAGGGTATTTGCCTAGTAATAGAGCCATTTTTCTCATTGGGGTGAAGTATTCCATATGTTGATTGCCTAACAAGGATGTCATATCTGTCTTGCCTTAGCCCATATTGTGGAATGGATTTTCTACAGTAAGTATCAGAGTTTCTCAGACTCAGTTATTCTGCATCCTCTGAAACTAACCAGGCTTCCTAACAGGGGTAAGACAGAAGCTAAGGTGGGTGGGAAACAAAGTTGCCAAGCTTCAACCATTGTCCTTGGAGGTGGGAATGGAGAAGGTGGAATGTGAGTCATATGAATTTGTTTAATTGATTACTAAtggtaaaacatacataacataaaaatttacCACCTAAACCGTTTTGAAGAGTACAGTTCATGGTATTCAGGTACATTCATGTTGTGCATCCATGGCTACCCTCCATCTCAAGAACTTTCATTGTCCCAAGGTCTGAACCCATTAATTCTACATCCCCTACCccaacccctgacaaccaccattctaccctCTGTGTTATGAGCTTATACCCTAGGGACCCGTGTAAGTGGACTCCTGCTGTATTTCTCTTTTGGGGACGGGCTTGACATGTTGTTTAGCATATTCAGTCCCATTTCATTAGGTAGCCCTCTGTTTTGTATGCTTGTTGTAAGATGCTTAACTCAGAACCCAAATGCTGCAAGACTATCCAAGCAAAGGTGGGTGGTAAGCCAGCCTTGTGGAGTGGGGGTCCTTACTATGTCCCCATCACACACTGCACTGACAGGGTGACAAGCAGAGTTAAAGCATAATCAATTACATTCTGACACTCTTATCAGTTGTACCCCTACAGagttataatttgtttttaaactcaGCTTTCAAAACAGCGCCATGGAAAGATATTATTAGTTCTGTTTGTCAGATGAAAATTCCAGGCTTTCTAGGGTTTCTGTATGTTCAGTGCCACACGGCTAGGAAACAGCTGTGCTATGATTGTAGCCAGGACCTCTGATTCCAAACTCAGGGTTCTGTGGCCAGGTCACAGTGCCACGGCTCCTCTCCCGTTCATGGAGGACTGGCCTGGAGGGCAAGCTGGCTGTCAAGTGAGGGAATATCCACTTTGGATAGCTTCCTGTTTGCTGACTGGCTTGTTTTACCCTATGGCAATCATCACTTTGGAGGCTGTGATGGTGGATTATCTGTGTCTGATCACCCTCTGTCAGTCCTTGGAGGCCACTGCAGTGCATGTTGGGGTCTCTCCAGCATGCCTTTGCTTCAGGAGGCAGTCCTGGCACCTACATCAGGCTCTTTCCCTTTGTGGAATTGCTGTGCTCTGAGGCCCTGAGTGCACATGAGGGGACGTCTGCTGGGCCATCCCCATGGAATGGTAGGCTGTTATGGAATGTGCCTGACTTTTGAATTGTTTCTTAGACATTGGTCAGGACTATTGAAGCAGTCTGCTAGTGACTCacatctccctctgccatctCTCCCTTTATGGACAATGGTTGAAGTTGGTGACTGTCCTTCCCCCcctccagctttttaaaaacaactgcAGGGGAGCCTGGTTAGTTCCACAGGTTGTGGGATAATTGAGGTTTAGAAGGTCTATAAAAGgcttaagactgatgattcacagacctgtacccctgaaacaaataatacattatatgttaataaaaaataaaaaaaaaataaaaggtctgtAAAAGTTCTGTAAAAAATTGGTTCCATATGAAGGTATAAGACTGACCTGAAATCTAAATTATACAACCAGTATGAGACCCACTTCAGGAGCATAAGATTAGTGGAAGCATTTACATCTTGAAGAATTCAGACCTCAGTTCAGGTATGAGCTGTGAGGACTTGGAGGAGGATTGAATCTCTGAGGCTCAATTTTCTCATGTAGAAAATATCCTCTCATTTttgttgtaagaattctttagcTAATGTAGGTGTGTCTGCATTAGAGAAAAACCTTCAAGGCAGCATTATTACAAACTCAGTTCTATTTTGGGACCGATATCAAACATTTGATGATTATTTTTTTGTCTACCTGTCTCAAGGAGAACATGTTTTGGAGGAGCCCAAGGCTGAGAAGGGACTCaagaagggaagaatgaaaatTGTCTTCAACACCTGAGAAGGATTTTTCTAAGTATTGGAGGagagttctttgatttcttgattcTAGTCCACTAGCCCCTGTGCTTTAAACCATGGCAACTATAAACAATGTGACTGAAATAATTCTCTTGGGGTTTTCCCCCAAACAAGATGTGCAAAAGACCATTTCTGTGATGTTTCTCCTCATGTACACAGCCATTGTGCTGGGTAATGGCCTCATTGTGGTGACAGTCACGGCCAGCAAAGGGCTCACCTcccccatgtatttcttcctcagCTACTTGTCCTTTGTGGAGATCTGTTACTGCTCTGTCACAGCCCCCAAGCTCATTCTTGACTCTTTCATTGAAAGGAAAACCATTTCCCTCAAGGGATGCATCACTCAGatatttttcctccatttctttggTGGCACTGAGATCTTTCTCCTGACAgtcatggcctatgaccgctacgtggccatctgcaaaccccTGCACTACACTGCCATCATGAACCGGCGTGTGTGTGGCCTCCTGGTGGGTGCAGCATGGGGTGGGGGCTTGCTGCATTCTGTTGGGCAAACGTTCCTCATTTTCCAGCTACCCTTCTGTGGCCTCAATGTCCTTGACCACTACTTCTGTGATGTCCACCCTGTGCTGAAGCTGGCCTGCTCAGACACCTTCCTCATTGGTGTACTCATCATCATAAATGGTGGCACCATTTCAGTGGTCAGCTTCATGGTACTACTTGCTTCCTATGTGGTCATCTTGAACTCGCTGAGGACGCGGACCTCAGAGGGTCGGCGCAAGGCTCTGTCCACCTGTGCTTCTCACATTGCCGTTGTGGGTTTGTTCTTCATTCCCTGTTCCTTCGTCTATTTGAGGCCTTGTGTCACCCTCCCTG
This DNA window, taken from Lutra lutra chromosome 10, mLutLut1.2, whole genome shotgun sequence, encodes the following:
- the LOC125078859 gene encoding olfactory receptor 4X1 — encoded protein: MATINNVTEIILLGFSPKQDVQKTISVMFLLMYTAIVLGNGLIVVTVTASKGLTSPMYFFLSYLSFVEICYCSVTAPKLILDSFIERKTISLKGCITQIFFLHFFGGTEIFLLTVMAYDRYVAICKPLHYTAIMNRRVCGLLVGAAWGGGLLHSVGQTFLIFQLPFCGLNVLDHYFCDVHPVLKLACSDTFLIGVLIIINGGTISVVSFMVLLASYVVILNSLRTRTSEGRRKALSTCASHIAVVGLFFIPCSFVYLRPCVTLPADKIVAVFYTVITPLLNPLIYSFRNAEVKNAMKRLMRRTVIWEEK